The following proteins come from a genomic window of Candidatus Thermoplasmatota archaeon:
- a CDS encoding 50S ribosomal protein L11, translating into MAQVIEVLVDGGKASAGPPLGPALGPLGVNVMKVVQAINEKTRDFSGMKVPIKLTVDPKTKDFEITVGTPPTSALLISELGIAKGSGDMKNVKVGNLTIPQAIKVARMKQDALLGATLKKKVKEVLGTCVSMGITVEGQDPRVVQKAIEAGEYDAIFNKEK; encoded by the coding sequence ATGGCACAAGTCATCGAAGTTCTGGTGGATGGCGGGAAGGCGTCGGCCGGCCCGCCGCTCGGCCCCGCGCTCGGACCGCTCGGCGTGAACGTCATGAAGGTCGTTCAGGCCATCAACGAGAAGACCCGCGACTTCTCGGGCATGAAGGTCCCGATCAAGCTCACGGTGGACCCGAAGACGAAGGACTTCGAGATCACGGTCGGCACGCCCCCGACGTCGGCGCTCCTCATCTCGGAGCTCGGCATCGCGAAGGGCTCCGGCGACATGAAGAACGTGAAGGTCGGGAACCTCACGATCCCGCAGGCGATCAAGGTCGCCCGCATGAAGCAGGACGCGCTCCTCGGCGCGACGCTCAAGAAGAAGGTCAAGGAAGTCCTCGGCACGTGCGTCTCGATGGGCATCACCGTCGAGGGCCAGGACCCCCGCGTCGTCCAGAAGGCCATCGAGGCCGGCGAGTACGACGCGATCTTCAACAAGGAAAAGTAG
- a CDS encoding KH domain-containing protein, producing MTIIVIKIPQNRVGALVGPDGKVKREIEDRSGCYLGVDSESGDITIDDEKAFEPVLSLKVRDVVKAIGRGFSPEHAFRLFQDDSYLEIIDITDHVGKARKDIERVRARIIGTGGKTRRSIEEATGVQVSIFGKTVGIVGDVAEVALAREAVEMLLAGASHATVYKFLERKRKELRLHDMGL from the coding sequence GTGACGATCATCGTCATCAAGATCCCCCAGAACCGCGTCGGCGCGCTCGTCGGCCCGGACGGGAAAGTCAAGCGCGAGATCGAGGACCGGAGCGGATGTTACCTTGGCGTCGACTCCGAAAGCGGCGACATCACGATCGACGACGAGAAGGCCTTCGAGCCCGTCCTCTCGCTCAAGGTCCGCGACGTCGTGAAGGCGATCGGCCGCGGCTTCTCGCCCGAGCACGCCTTCCGCCTGTTCCAGGACGATTCGTATCTCGAGATCATCGACATCACCGACCACGTCGGCAAGGCGCGCAAGGACATCGAGCGCGTCCGCGCGCGCATCATCGGCACGGGCGGCAAGACGCGCCGCTCGATCGAGGAGGCGACCGGCGTGCAGGTGAGCATCTTCGGCAAGACCGTCGGCATCGTCGGCGACGTCGCCGAGGTCGCCCTCGCGCGCGAAGCGGTCGAGATGCTCCTTGCGGGCGCGAGCCACGCGACGGTCTACAAGTTCCTCGAGCGCAAGCGGAAGGAGCTGCGCCTCCACGACATGGGCCTCTGA
- a CDS encoding YkgJ family cysteine cluster protein yields the protein MDVDRRELRGKAFACLDGCGFCCTFQPEVSSAEARALRTRVTPLKLLAHGDRSYLALQGGCGACSLLRDRSCTAYEARPLHCRTFPFHLYFGARVEAYVNWTCRGVESAPGSLDAAFEASIASVARERLATLVEESRASHAEFRRRARRAHAWGDAAAALAGIVARGGETFTSEGLEALAREGGVEATSADLMEEALEPFEERDVVRRPFYLAPDLAWLTGERDGDGLRILSMDEAGGLTPRGRVAGLDHAPDLEASAREGLARILAALAERDHFVGSAYHLVDEARYRLSVQEAVARRAAEVATDLVVRHRIVTALAPDRDAEDETRRFYDADFLDAPTIGGFL from the coding sequence GTGGACGTCGACCGCCGCGAGCTTCGCGGCAAGGCCTTCGCATGCCTCGATGGCTGCGGATTCTGCTGCACGTTCCAGCCGGAGGTCTCGTCCGCGGAGGCGCGCGCGCTCCGAACCCGCGTCACGCCGCTCAAGCTGTTGGCGCACGGCGATCGCTCGTACCTCGCGCTCCAGGGGGGGTGCGGCGCGTGCTCGCTCCTCAGGGACCGCAGCTGCACGGCCTATGAGGCGCGGCCGCTCCACTGCCGCACGTTCCCGTTCCACCTTTATTTCGGCGCGCGCGTCGAGGCGTACGTGAACTGGACGTGCCGCGGCGTCGAGTCGGCCCCGGGTTCGCTCGATGCGGCCTTCGAGGCGTCCATCGCGAGCGTGGCGCGCGAACGCCTCGCGACGCTCGTCGAGGAATCGCGCGCGAGCCACGCCGAGTTCCGTCGACGCGCGCGCCGCGCCCACGCCTGGGGAGACGCCGCGGCCGCGCTCGCGGGCATCGTCGCGCGCGGCGGCGAGACATTCACGAGCGAGGGACTCGAAGCCCTCGCCCGCGAAGGGGGCGTCGAGGCCACCTCGGCGGACCTCATGGAGGAGGCGCTCGAGCCTTTCGAGGAGCGCGACGTCGTGCGGCGCCCGTTCTACCTCGCGCCCGACCTCGCATGGCTCACGGGAGAACGCGACGGCGACGGGCTCCGCATCCTCTCGATGGACGAAGCCGGCGGGTTGACGCCACGTGGCCGCGTCGCCGGCCTCGATCATGCGCCCGATCTCGAAGCCTCCGCGCGCGAGGGCCTCGCCCGCATCCTCGCGGCGCTCGCGGAGCGCGACCATTTCGTCGGCTCCGCCTATCACCTCGTCGACGAGGCGCGCTACCGGCTCTCGGTCCAGGAGGCGGTGGCGCGACGGGCCGCGGAAGTCGCGACCGATCTCGTGGTGCGCCACCGCATCGTCACGGCGCTCGCCCCGGATCGCGATGCGGAGGACGAGACGCGCCGCTTCTACG
- a CDS encoding Mov34/MPN/PAD-1 family protein, with translation MGFLRRLKRFFGSTTPEDHAPDPAAERFADETEDEEPEYVRKVTKIRRDVLEMVFEAAKASHPHEFGGTLRAEGDTVTELILVPATIGGERHALLPLYNLPVDPSIIGTVHSHPSPYAIPSDADLSLFRYFGHTHVIVANPYRHGTWRAYDHGGREIELEIVEDSF, from the coding sequence GTGGGTTTCCTGCGGCGTCTCAAGCGCTTTTTCGGCTCCACGACGCCCGAGGATCACGCGCCCGACCCCGCCGCGGAACGCTTCGCGGACGAGACCGAGGACGAAGAACCGGAATATGTCCGCAAAGTCACCAAGATCCGCCGCGACGTCCTCGAGATGGTGTTCGAGGCCGCGAAGGCTTCGCATCCGCACGAGTTCGGCGGGACGCTGCGCGCGGAGGGCGACACGGTGACGGAGCTCATCCTCGTCCCCGCGACCATCGGGGGCGAGCGCCACGCGCTCCTTCCGCTCTACAACCTGCCGGTCGACCCCTCGATCATCGGAACCGTGCACAGCCACCCGAGCCCGTACGCGATCCCGAGCGACGCGGACCTCAGCCTCTTCCGGTATTTCGGCCACACGCACGTCATCGTCGCGAACCCATACCGCCACGGCACGTGGCGCGCGTACGATCACGGCGGACGCGAGATCGAACTCGAGATTGTCGAGGACTCGTTTTGA
- a CDS encoding NAD(+)/NADH kinase, giving the protein MRIGIATKPDDPRRVKIARHVHDYLAGKADLVVQPEVAKQFDGVNVAAQPIEDMRVDAIVAVGGDGTLLHTLQLNPAPIFGINVGELGFLTEIEPIELSDGLNRLLSGDYFVESRLKLSVTLNGKALPNATNEVVVKSKRVSKLVSFDLAWGEWDRLAIRADGLIVSTPTGSTSYAMSAGGPIVDPRVDGMIVVPLAAFSLASRPMVLPSTVDLAIRMLHREKEAIVVVDGQFEQDMSPDDELHVGASRERARFIRFRNQFMTRLRERLR; this is encoded by the coding sequence GTGAGGATCGGCATCGCGACGAAGCCCGACGACCCGCGCCGCGTGAAGATCGCGCGGCACGTCCACGATTACCTCGCGGGCAAGGCGGACCTCGTCGTCCAGCCGGAGGTCGCGAAGCAGTTCGACGGCGTGAACGTCGCGGCGCAACCCATCGAGGACATGCGCGTGGACGCGATCGTCGCGGTCGGCGGCGACGGGACGCTTCTCCACACGCTGCAGCTCAACCCCGCGCCGATCTTCGGCATCAACGTGGGCGAGCTGGGCTTCCTCACGGAGATCGAGCCGATCGAGCTTTCCGACGGACTCAACCGCCTCCTCTCGGGCGACTACTTCGTCGAGAGTCGCCTGAAGCTCAGCGTCACGCTCAACGGCAAGGCGCTCCCGAACGCGACGAACGAGGTCGTCGTGAAGTCGAAGCGCGTGAGCAAACTCGTGTCGTTCGACCTCGCCTGGGGCGAATGGGACCGGCTCGCGATCCGCGCGGACGGCCTCATCGTCTCCACGCCCACGGGCTCGACCTCGTACGCGATGAGCGCGGGCGGACCCATCGTGGATCCCCGCGTCGACGGCATGATCGTCGTCCCGCTTGCCGCCTTCAGCCTCGCGTCGCGACCCATGGTTCTCCCGAGCACCGTCGATCTCGCGATCCGGATGCTCCACCGCGAGAAGGAGGCGATCGTCGTGGTGGATGGTCAGTTCGAGCAGGACATGAGCCCCGATGACGAGCTGCACGTCGGCGCTTCGCGCGAACGCGCGAGGTTCATCCGGTTCCGCAACCAGTTCATGACGCGGCTTCGCGAACGCCTGCGCTGA
- a CDS encoding serine protein kinase RIO, which produces MREVRHRATGGGDADPDLPEDWLDVVEGGIERLRGPNKGKEDEERKTLDEVFDHATLLVLYRFITRGFIQTLDYPVSTGKEGNVFHATAADGSSVAVKIYRTNTATFHNLMPYIEGDPRFGKIGRGHRDLVHVWAQKEYKNLQRLVEAGVRAPIPQAHLANVVIMEFVGTEGTPAPLVKDRPFDDAQKAYDAIVANYRRMYRDAGLVHGDLSEFNILHHHKAGTGCPAGDELVIIDVAQSVLVRHPFARELLERDAKNVARYFTKQGLKLSPDAVKADLRGPDPVEVKDDDEEEEDD; this is translated from the coding sequence GTGCGCGAGGTCCGTCACCGGGCGACCGGCGGCGGCGACGCGGACCCCGACCTCCCGGAGGATTGGCTCGACGTCGTCGAAGGCGGCATCGAGCGCCTGCGCGGACCGAACAAGGGCAAGGAGGACGAGGAGCGCAAGACCCTCGACGAGGTCTTCGACCACGCGACGCTGCTCGTCCTGTACCGTTTCATCACGCGCGGCTTCATCCAGACGCTCGACTACCCCGTCTCGACGGGCAAGGAAGGCAACGTCTTCCACGCGACCGCGGCGGACGGCTCGAGCGTCGCGGTCAAGATCTACCGCACGAACACCGCGACGTTCCACAACCTCATGCCCTACATCGAGGGCGACCCTCGCTTCGGCAAGATCGGGCGCGGACACCGCGACCTCGTGCACGTGTGGGCGCAGAAGGAATACAAGAATCTCCAACGCCTCGTCGAGGCCGGCGTCCGCGCGCCGATTCCGCAGGCGCATCTCGCGAACGTCGTCATCATGGAGTTCGTGGGGACCGAGGGCACGCCCGCGCCGCTCGTGAAGGACCGTCCCTTCGACGACGCGCAGAAGGCGTACGACGCGATCGTCGCGAACTACCGCCGCATGTATCGCGACGCGGGCCTCGTGCACGGCGACCTCTCGGAGTTCAACATCCTGCACCACCACAAGGCGGGGACCGGCTGCCCCGCCGGCGACGAGCTCGTCATCATCGACGTCGCGCAATCGGTGCTCGTCCGGCACCCGTTCGCGCGCGAGCTGCTCGAGCGCGACGCGAAGAACGTCGCGCGATATTTCACGAAGCAGGGGCTCAAGCTCTCGCCCGACGCGGTCAAGGCCGACCTCCGCGGCCCCGACCCCGTCGAAGTCAAGGACGACGACGAAGAAGAGGAGGACGACTGA
- a CDS encoding PspC domain-containing protein translates to MSEPKRLYRSRTDRVIGGVCGGLAKYLDVDPTIVRLVTVLVILFTALVPGVIAYLVALLVMPEEPAGAAQQG, encoded by the coding sequence ATGAGCGAACCCAAGCGACTCTACCGCTCGCGGACCGATCGGGTGATCGGCGGCGTGTGCGGCGGCCTCGCAAAATATCTCGATGTGGACCCGACGATCGTCCGGCTCGTGACGGTGCTCGTGATCCTGTTCACCGCGCTCGTGCCGGGCGTCATCGCATACCTGGTCGCGCTCCTCGTCATGCCGGAGGAGCCGGCGGGCGCGGCTCAGCAAGGTTGA
- a CDS encoding inositol monophosphatase family protein, whose amino-acid sequence MHPDVEALTAIAREVAGAVRAAPVDGFGRVVGMGADGTFTKAVDSLAEAIILKHAERRGWNVLSEEAGEVAYGGDRLLVVDPIDGTTNASRGIPLYCISLALGRRRLSDVDCGVVLNVATGDVYAGVRGRGATLNGERIRTRPYDPDDLLVAPTLGKYAGPKAIALARLPFNVRSFGAAALEMCFVASGGLDLYFYAPERMRVIDVAASTLIVREAGGRVLDAHGAELEMDLSLKPRTSVVAASGPEMLSAMEGVLT is encoded by the coding sequence GTGCACCCGGACGTGGAGGCGCTCACCGCCATCGCGCGCGAAGTCGCGGGCGCGGTTCGCGCAGCGCCGGTGGACGGATTCGGCCGCGTCGTCGGCATGGGCGCGGACGGCACGTTCACGAAGGCCGTGGACAGCCTCGCGGAGGCGATCATCCTCAAGCACGCCGAGCGGCGGGGCTGGAACGTGCTCTCGGAGGAGGCGGGGGAGGTCGCCTACGGCGGCGACCGGCTCCTCGTCGTGGACCCGATCGACGGGACGACGAACGCGAGCCGCGGCATCCCGCTCTATTGCATCTCGCTCGCGCTCGGGCGCAGGCGCCTCTCCGACGTGGATTGCGGCGTGGTGCTGAACGTCGCGACGGGCGACGTGTACGCCGGGGTGCGCGGCCGCGGCGCGACCCTGAACGGCGAGCGCATCCGCACGCGGCCCTACGATCCGGACGACCTCCTCGTCGCGCCCACGCTCGGCAAGTACGCGGGCCCGAAGGCCATCGCGCTCGCGCGGCTTCCCTTCAACGTCCGCTCGTTCGGCGCTGCCGCGCTCGAGATGTGCTTCGTCGCCTCGGGCGGGCTCGACCTCTACTTCTACGCGCCGGAGCGCATGCGCGTCATCGACGTCGCCGCCTCGACGCTCATCGTCCGCGAGGCCGGCGGCCGCGTGCTCGACGCGCACGGCGCGGAGCTCGAGATGGATCTGTCGCTCAAGCCCCGCACGAGCGTGGTGGCGGCCTCGGGTCCCGAGATGCTCTCGGCGATGGAAGGGGTGCTCACGTGA
- the eif1A gene encoding translation initiation factor eIF-1A, producing the protein MPGPDDEAFEAPDLEGEEIVRVRLPDKKLGELFGIADQLLGGSRLKVMCEDGNSRVARIPGKMKRRMWIREGDLVIVKPWSFQNEKADVVWRYTKTQAAWLSRREIIPKQIDVF; encoded by the coding sequence ATGCCCGGGCCCGATGACGAAGCCTTTGAAGCCCCCGACCTGGAGGGCGAGGAGATTGTTCGCGTCAGGCTCCCCGACAAGAAGCTCGGAGAGCTCTTCGGCATCGCGGACCAGCTCCTGGGCGGCTCCCGTCTCAAGGTCATGTGCGAGGACGGCAACAGCCGCGTCGCGCGCATCCCCGGCAAGATGAAGCGCCGCATGTGGATCCGCGAAGGCGACCTCGTCATCGTGAAGCCCTGGAGCTTCCAGAACGAGAAGGCGGACGTGGTTTGGCGATACACGAAGACGCAGGCGGCGTGGCTCTCGCGCCGCGAGATCATCCCCAAGCAGATCGACGTCTTCTAG